The following are encoded together in the Apis mellifera strain DH4 linkage group LG4, Amel_HAv3.1, whole genome shotgun sequence genome:
- the LOC726086 gene encoding gem-associated protein 8 produces MEFVGIQRVRSRKRRRHLKKQQREQIKFEVKSAKRLGFISERCNIFISKEKLITDTMQANSFWENYTAAQEWQKRHSIIWWKTRCIALEHENQILRDKLKSVIREKDQRYSLNVKKKNDYKRTNVEEECEETTSSEESGNIEFHVNEEMMNFLEQSMRHKFELKKLRESEISIKKKKEEEENMNIQGGATWMHTRNSNAKLLYGDASSTILAMETALQATVDRHRDKAKPQYWPIIPLKP; encoded by the exons ATGGAATTTGTTGGTATACAACGTGTACGAAgtcgaaaaagaaggagacATTTAAAAAAGCAACAACgcgaacaaataaaatttgaggTTAAGTCTGCAAAACGTTTGGGATTTATTTCAGAacgttgtaatatttttatctctaaagaaaaattaatcaccgATACGATGCAAGCTAATTCCTTTTGGGAAAATTATACCGCTGCTCAGGAATGGCAAAAAAg acaTAGTATAATTTGGTGGAAAACTCGATGTATTGCGTTGGAGcatgaaaatcaaatattaagagataaattgaaatctgtGATACGTGAAAAGGATCAACGGTATTCTctgaatgttaaaaaaaaaaatgattacaaGCGTACGAATGTAGAAGAAGAATGCGAAGAAACAACATCGAGCGAAGAAAgtggaaatattgaatttcatgTAAACGAAGAAATGATGAATTTCTTGGAGCAAAGCATGAGacataaatttgaattgaaaaaattgagagaatcagaaatttctattaaaaagaagaaagaggaagaggagaatatgaatattcaagGTGGAGCAACATGGATGCATACAAGGAATAGTAATGCAAAATTGTTATATGGTGATGCGAGTTCCACAATATTGGCAATGGAAACTGCGCTTCAAGCTACGGTTGATAGACACAGGGATAAAGCGAAACCTCAGTATTGGCCAATTATTCCTTTAAaaccataa